The window ATTATGAGAACTTGAGCCAGCCAGGTTTTGTCAATTCAAAAAAGTGTGTCAATCTCAAAATGGGTTCCTTTCAGGCCACAGCCTGGCAAAGTGTAGTGTTCAACCCGTTTGAACTCAGCTTATTAATAAGGTCATCATGATGGAATTCAAAGTTTAGATGAGGGAAAGTGACAATTTCTGCAGAGTTGTGACCCAGAAGTAATCCAGTTTGACATCCTTGACCTAAACACGGACACGTTTAAATGTGAAAGTGGCTGTTACTCTTCAAGTGTAATTTCTGCCCCATACAGCAAATCGCATGTTACCAGAAACATGTACAAAATACatccccaccccccccacacgAGTAGCAACTGGTCTCTTCTGATTGcggaacaaaaaaaacaaaagaacaaaaaaaacctcacaCACAACAACAAAGATTTGGggcaaaaaaactgaattagGACATTTTAACTGTATGCTTAGactctctattttttttttccttgaactGGATGCAACATTTGACACTGACATTTCGATGGAAAATTGCATAATGGATATTGTGAGCATCCTGAATGAGaaaagtgttctactgctttattCATCTTTAAAATTTACGCACAAAATGTTGGCCCCAAGTCTCAGTACGGCCACTCTCCCTGACACAAAAAGCTGGTTTGACTTTATCGTTTGTCTTACAGGAAATGACCTCAGTCATCACAAAGTGCAGTCAAATAAACATGCATGCAAGACTGAACTGAATATTTTAATTTGCCAAAGTCAGACTGGTAGGAGTGTTATATAATGTTTGAGCACATGGGGGCATCAAATGTTCAAACTTAACTATGTTTAGAGAACCGCTTAGAAAGAATGTGACAATATGCTGTTATAAAAGTCACTGCAAAGGACGCTAAATGTTCCCATTTGATTTGGTGACCCTGGGACACCAGCTTGTGCCTGGCTTGAGTCACTCTGTAATGACCACAGTATGATCTGGCTCGAAAACCAGGCCACAGCACAATCGGTCTCTTCTTTCACATGGAACCCTGCCACCATTATGAGACTAGGGTTCATAAACACAGCATGGGAACAGATACAACCTTAGACTCCGTGTCCCTCCTTGTAAATACAAACTCCTTCCtcgtctccatctctctcctttaGTGCTGGGCAATTTATCATCTACTTTACTGgacaaaagccagagaccaaccttattttttaaatttgtaattcagtaatgcaaataaacaaacacatgacatatttctttttttaattgataAGTTGTCAGgtagtttgaagaacaaagttcaagtaatcccaaacacattcaatgacgTTGAGATGTGGGCTCTAGGGTAGcgcagtccattgttctgggaACATCAACAGCTTCTTCGTCTGAAAAGGACATCTTTAGTTGCCTTTTCACTACAGCTCGACTTGACTCTACTTGCCTTTGGTACCAGTTACTTAATTTTTTCAATGCAGATGTAGTACCCCCTCAATGTAGATGGCTGCATCAAACTGCCAAGATGTGAAGGAGATAAATTTTGTTCAGAAGAGGCTAATGGCAGCAAGATATAATGCTGCTGAAAAGAACAGGAGAGTTTGGAAAATACTACATCAGTAGTATTTCAGATGATGGGATGATTCTGGTTTCTCAAAAGTGGTACAGCTTTTGGTGACAGACAGACGTAGTACcaaaagtacaaccccaattctaatgaagttgggacgttgtgtaaaacataaataaaaacagaatacgatgatttgcaaatccttttcaatgtatatttaattgaatacactagaaagacaagatatttaatgttcaaactgataaactttgttttttgcaaatattcactcattttgaatttgaggcctgcaacacgttccaaagaagttgggacaggagcatgtttaccactgtgttacatcacctttccttttaacaactcaataagcgtttgggaactgaggacactaattgttgaagctttgtaggtggaattctttcccattcttgctcgatgtacaacttcagttgctcaacagtccggggtctccgttgtcgtattttgcgcttcataaagagccacacattttcaatgggagacaggtctggactgcaggcaggtcagtctagtacccgcactcttttcctatgaagccacgctgttgtaacacgtgcagaatgtggcttgggattgtcttgctgaaataagcagggatgtctctgaaaaagacgttgcttggatggcagcagatgttgctccaaaatctgtatgtacctttcagcattaatggtgccttcacagatgtgcaagttacccatgccatgggcactaacacacccccataccatcagagatgctggcttttgaactttgtgctgataacaatccggacagtccttttcctctttggcccggaggacacaacatccatgatttccaaaaacaatttgaaatgtggactcacagagtcagaccacaggacacttttccactttgcgtcagtccatctcagatgagctcagagaagccggtggcgtttctgggtgttgttgatatttggttttcgctttgcatggcagagttttaacttgcacttgtagatggagcgacaaactgtgttcactgaccgtggttttctgaagtgttcctgagcccatgtggtaatatctgttacagaatgatgttggtttttaatgcagtgccgcctgagggattgaaggtcacgggcattcgatgttggttttctgccttgccgcttactttgCTCACGTAGtgatgaacctcgccccatccttgcttgtgaacgactgagcctttcagggatgctccctttatacccaatcatgacactcacctgtttccaatgaacctgttcacctgtggaatgttccaaacaggtactttttgagcattcctcaactgtCCCAGTctgttgttgctcctgtcccaacttctttggaacatgttgcaggcaacaaattcaaaatgagtgaatatttgcaaaaaacaataacggTTATCCAttagaacattaaatatcttgtctttgtagtttagtcaattgaatatagtttgaaaaggatttgaaaatcatcgtattctgtttttatttatgttttacacaacggaccaaacttaattggaattggggttgtagttgttAGGAATCACATTCTCTATATAACGTAATATTTTTTGAGGTCCAGTTTTTAAAtatccccttccttatgcaagtgatTATCTTGTATCTATTCTCAGAAATCtcatttagccattttagatacacagagagaaatgTGCAAGGCAGCTAAGGCGTGTTTGGatagttgcttgtgtgaatgttactGTCTCTTTGAAGGTAAACAATGTAACTCCTTTGGGGACATCTTTCTTTTTAGGAGAACACAGCTGCAGCTCATTAACTGTAAGATTGGAAAGATGTTGAGAGTTAAAGAGGTAGGAGGGTTAGCAGAAGTGTGAAAAAAATAAGTACCGATAGATTTGATAACGTGAGTGTTGAAGGCTTGTGCTATTTTTTGCTAAATATATATTTCCTaccttttttcctgacattgaGAACTGaaaactggctgttttgactggaagttgaATAAATGAATGGGTAGCCTCTGACTTTCATAAAGTACTGTATACTTTAGTACTGTTTCAGGGGTATTGAAAGATAATGAGCATTACAGCATACCATGATCAATAACCCTAAACTAAACTGAGAAACTTGGTTAAATGCAGTGTAGCCAATGTCATTTGATGGGTGCCTCAAGCCAAGTGAGGTTTATTATGATGTTCCTTTAATTATGATCTGATATcagaaaacatttggaaatTACTGATACAGCATGCACACTACTTTCCCTATATTCCAGATGACCCAAAACTCCTATCTTGGATCAAAGCATACATGGCGTAGTGTAACGGATGAAAAAAGCATCACTATAACCCCCTCTGAGCTGGGACCTCTCGTAGCACTGCATGGCTTCTCCCAATGTGGCCCTGCTTTATTAATTCATGAGGAGGCATGGTGGCACTGCTGTAAAAAGGATGCATGGTGGTAGAGCCATACTCCGGCACTGCCGGACTGACTCAGCCCTCCCCACTGAGCAACAGATGGCTCTAAGCAAACTGACTACAACCCCTCCCTTTAGGATCAGACTCAAActggagaaggagaggagggTTTTTGGCAGTATTCAAACTTGTATGAAGTTCAAGCTTCTTTGTACCACTTAGCAGTGCCTCTATTGAATGCGGGACATTCCGTCCTGTTACTGGGGTGTTCGCAGTCTGTAGCAACCTGTAGCTACACAGTGAATTTGAGCCAGTGCAATGAGGCGGTATCAAAATGTCCAACTCCTGAGTCATCCTGAGGTTAACCGAGGTGAATTTGGACAAAAGGCTAGCTATAATGGATAATAAATTAGATGACAGATGTAATGTGGTTCACTGGGAAATACATGccaaatattttaatgataaaaatgtcaaaatggaCTATTATAGTATACTGATGTATATAAATAGAtccgtcttcttcttcttctttcggctgctccctttaggggtcgccacagcggatcatctgcctccatcttgccctatccactgcctcctctactttcacaccaaccatctccatgtccaccttcactacatccataaaccttctctgaggtctacctcctctccttctacccggcaactccatctccaacattctttgcccaatatatccactattcctcctcaacacatgtccaaaccatctcaacctggcctctctggctttatctccaaactgctccaccttcactgtccctctgatctgctcatttctaatcttgtccatccttgtcacttccaacgaaaatctcagcatcttcacctccgccacctccagctcagcctcctgtcttttagacagagccacagtctccaaaccatacatcatagcaggacacactacttgtaaaccttccctttcactcttgctgctatccttctgtcacataTAAATAGATCCGTATAATCTATTTTGTTTTAGAATAATCAAGTAATGTATAATCTATTTGTATCTAAGCTATCATGAAGCATTTTTTTTGCCAGGTGCAGACAAGACAGCACTTGAGTTTTCTACTCAAGCCTTCTTCACTTCTATAAAGGATAAGTTCTTTGAGCTCAACAGAACAAGAACACAGGCATCCAAGTACAAATTATGACATCTGTAACAACAAGTTGCACTTGCCATGTGTCAGATTGGGGAAGAGTATATGAACAAAATGAACATCTTTAGCAACAAGCAAGACAGAACAACAGCTCCTGCATGCCCTGTGGTTATGGCTGACTACAAACCTGTGGCTTACagtctgaaatgaatgaaaggttTTCACCTTAGTTACATGTGAGTACACGTGCTTGTCTGCAGTCAGACTGCTACACTCAACAAAGAAAAGGAGCAAGGAAATATTGTGTGGGGCCAGTGGAGGGAGGGGTGCTCACCTGCGTTCTGTGCCAGATCACAGAGGCTCTGGAGTGGCCCAGCTTGTTGCGGCAAGGTCCTTTGTCATAATGGATAAGAAGGAAGTCGTCCTGTCAAACATAGAATGAAAGGAGAGGGTGCTCGTTATATTGGGAAGAGGGTTGTGAGGGACAGTTGTTCAAAAGGATGCAGCTGCAGCAGAGTGCCTTACTGACAGGCACATGGCCATGCGGTGGCCTCTATAGCAGTGCTGCAGCCATCAGAACAGTGTAAAAGAGGACATCAAGAGATCTAAGCATAGCATAACTACTGGGCTGTATTTAGTTACTGAAGAACACCAGAAAGACTACATGTGAAAGGATCCAAAATTCTGTATATACTCAGATCATTTAGAATTATTCTAGTTTCTTAAAATCAACAAGAATGCCATGACACATGTGAAGCACCACTCTCACACAGCATCCCTGGTGCTCTGCCAGAGTACATCTCCACAACCTAACTTCAAGGACAAGATTTGGGTTGAATATGGGGAGTGTGCAGAACTGGTTGCTGGCCTTTTTGTGCATTAAATTACTTAATACCTCCTGGTTCTGAAATGAAACCATGTGTTTAGTCCCTTTTGCAAATGACACgttttaaaagaaagaaaggccaGCTATTACAACCACTGCTTAGGATATTTTATCTGGATCATGTTTTAAGgggcccatatcatagaaaactgaatgcatcacttttttaatttaatgaaagttTGATATAATATGCAAACATTGTTTAAGTTCCAAAACATACCACCCACTCCACAGTCTATACGgtccatatatagaaactaagctgcaaaaacagcccattctgaattcactgtttttaggATGGCATGAAAGCCAGCATGttgacatatttacattttttacatttacggcatttggctgacgctctcatccagagcgacttacaatttgatcattttacacaggtaggccaaggcggtgttgggagtcttgcccaaggactcttattggtatagtgtagggagtttgcccaggtgggggattgaaccccagtctacagggtagaaggcagcggtgttaaccactacactatacaaccAAATATATGTGCCTATTCAGCTTAAAGCAGTTTGGCTCTGCACATTCATGCAGAAGTTATCAGGAGTATGTCAGCCTGGACAGCTTTTTAAACAAGACACAATttagagcagccaatcagaacagagcatttaCATATCATTCTTAAAGGCTAATAAATGATGTGATCCTTTTGACCTCTCAAGGTGTTATGCTTAAACTCAACAGCTTTCATATAAGTGACAAACTGAGGTTCTGAAATTTAAGATAATTGACTTGTACAAAGCAAGAGAAGACTATAAAAGCTATCTAAACACTTCCTGCTTGTAATTTTCAGTGTCCAAAATGTCATTACAAAATGCAAGTTAAGGAAGATTGCTGAAGTCAAGACAAGTTCTGGAAGACCAAGACAGCTCTGAAAAATCTGCTCATGGACTGTTCTAGTATGCAAAGCAAAATGCTCATCAGTGCCAAAAACTTACAGCAGGGGTATTCAATCTTATCCACAACATGCTGGTgaggctgcaggttttcattccaaacaagctggagcacacctgattctacttgttAAATCAGATGTTTGAATCTACAAACAACTGATCATGTGGGCTCCTGCAttgctggaatgaaaacctACAGCCACACTGGCACTAAATAAGATAAGACACCACAGCAGAATAGTGATGCACTGGCCCACTGTGCAGTGTTGTTGCAGAAATGTTACCTGCTTGGATGGGTTATCAGAGGGTAAACTTAACTGCGATCTCATCGCAAAAGTCAACATCTAAAGTATGCAACACAAAACTTATATCTGTCATctgataaaacaaacatttaactcTGGTTAATGTTTGGTGAAAAAGGAATAGATAAGACAATTCCAATAAATGTGACTACgtaaaaaaacaagcacaattTTTCATGTAGTTACAGGAGAAAGACAAGTTATTCAAATGAGCACTTACATCCAGAGACTCCAGGCAGTACCAGCAGAAGGCATGCTTGCAGTTCTTACACATCATCTGGGCACAGCCTTCATCTCTCTCAAtgtaaactttacatttgggaCACCGTTTGATAGGTGCATCATCCTCTTCACTCTTGAAGAAAGAactgaggacagagagagagagagaaatgtaagAAATACATTGTTATTCTAAATTTCAAGCACTGCCTTTACCCCAACTGCGCTACCAAGCTATCGTTTCAATGGATTTAGGCAAAAAGTTCTACAAGTAACTAGCAAACATGGTGCTGTTTGTCATGATTTAGGCCTGTGAAGGACTGCAAAGTCCCACCTTACCTGTGATCTGACTGGTCAGTCCAGGGGGGGGGGCTCATGATTTAAAGTACTTGCTTCAagttgaactttttttctcaagGTGCATGAACAATCCACAGTAAACAGCTGCCCATAATGCATTAAAGGCTAGAGTCCCAGTACATCTCTCCCAatgaaaacaacagaagaaagTTGCCTCAACCACAAATCACAGTGTAAACCCCTCAGGGAAACAGCTCACAGACACCAATGCATTTCTAGGACTACTCTTGAACTACTGATCTAAATGCTGTCTGTCACATTTGAGTCAGTTAAAGGCTGTTTTCTAGAACTATATTCAAAATTAAGGTAGAAAACTGCAGATAGTAGGCTATACCACTGCCCCAAAACATATTCATTCAGACACAGCTAAAGACAGAATGCATGCAGAGAAAGCTTAGAGTTATACAGACAACCCTATAATTCAGCTGGCTTGGTCAGCTGTCAGGCAGCAGGCTGAGGCTTCTGAAGTAAAGAGCTCAGGGCTTGACTACTACTTGCCCTTGGTTAAGACAGATGAAGACATGTCTACATTGAAATTTAATGACAATACTTCACCAAACACTGTCATCCTGAGACTCccaagaggaggaggaaaagcaAACATCACAACTCtaaacaagaacaagaaaacaaCTAGTTGCTGATATACAATCTGCTTGGACTCACCCACAAAAGATGTTTTTCTTCATACAGCTTGTATATAGTTTCAGAAGTCACATAAATAAGTCTATTTAAAACTTCTTAATaacacacagtttgaggcaagtgacAATACTAACCACTAACTAACTGAGTTAAAAGCTTTGTATACTTGTTTGCTGACTTCTGGCTTCAAACTATATTTAGGGAAAAATTGTACACAAAGAGAAGCAGGGAGGATACCTGGTTTCCCCTGGCAGGAACGCGGTAATTGGGGGATTTTCCTGGCAGTCTTGGCCTGGGTGCCAGCTGGCCTTGCAGGCTGAGCAAAACTCCAGGGTGCAGTTGCCACAGCGTACCAGCTGCGGCTGGGTGGCGTCTGCCTCTTTCAACTGACATACAGCCTGGCACGATGACGATGGGCACCATGTCCGGCAAGGgtccagcagcacttctgtgtgGGGACAGAAGGAGGAGACTGTGGTCAAAGGTCTGCTTGCATGTGTACATGTACACATTTTGCCAAGTTTCATATattaaaacaggcaaaaagTTTGGACATTCCTGATTTAATGCATACTTTTCATAATCTTTTCCTGATCCAAGACTGGGGTGCACAGCTCCAGTCAGAGGTCCACAAAGTTTgctgatttacctgctcaaacaaTCCTGATTACAATCGTCTGTTAATTACCAGGGTTAGTGGGCACATTTGAGTAGGGAACTCTCCAAGCTATTCTAGACACTAaccctccaggaccggagttgtgTGCCCCGATCTAAGAGTTTATGGTTAATTATTAATCCAATTTTGCTTTTAAGACAATTATAAAGAGTGATGCTGATACTTATGTatgttttgcattaaaaaaaaaaaaaaaattagagcATGGTCTCAATAATTAGAATATAAGTATTCATTTGTTTCCTTATTTAGTAATAGCAAGCTTTGTTGTTTGTTACCCCTTTAGACCCCACCTTAATTCTGAACACTCTCATTGATTCCTGAGAACTCTGCGTCAGAGACTCATCACTAACATGGTATCACATGATACTAGGCTACAAAAAAGTTGCACCACACCCAGCTAAAGGCTTGACACAGCTACATTTCCTTCTATGATCCCACAATGTGTCTCACTGTCTTTTGAAAGATGAGAGCAGTTAATGAAACACTAAAATGTCAAACAGCCGTTACACAAAAAGATGAGGCAAATACACTTACACAGGTAACAGGCTAGTTCAATAGTTAAAAGAGTAAAATGATATGAATGGCTGTTAATCCATACAAATTTAGTATAAAAAATTGAAATAACTCAGCAACAACTCAATTCTTATCAAGAATTTTAATAGCTGAGCACAAATATTTCGCTTGCAATGGAACTGAAGGTGAGCTTGGCTATCCATTCCGTAAACCAGCGAAACCGACTAtgaaaacacaatcactgaacAAACATTATCTCTTGAACTTCTGCAACATCGCTGCTGTCTAGGTACGCAAATATGTAGCTATTTGTTACAAATTGACAACTGAAACATTTTGATTAAAAGCAaactaaataatttttttttttaaaaagatcaaaaaaaatgaacaaatgtttaaaaccaccagttgaggtggttcgggcatctggtaagattggcctctggacgcctccctagggaggtgttccagacatgtcagacggggaggagacctcagggaagacccaggacatgttaGAGGTATTATATCTCTCAACTGTCTTGGaaacgcctcggtatccctccggaagagctggaggaggtggcaggggagagagaggcctgggcctctttgcttaggctgctgcccccacgacccggaCTTGGATAAGCGGATgacgatggatggatgtttaaaaTTCTGGTTacttatgaaatataaataccATTGTTTGTATCAGAAACACCAATGAGTATTTAAGGCCTGCAAAATGCAGTTTAGGCCAGCCTTAAAAAATTGTGAATAAGGGCTCAGCACATGTGGAGCTTCTTCAAACCTGACGAAAAATCATCCGAGGTGGCTGCTAGAGAGAATGCCAGAAGTGTGAAAAGCTACataaagggaaaaaaggggGAGTGCAATTACAGaatctaaaatgtaaaagttctgCCAGTGTTATTTTGTCGTTTTGATGTCCACcgttaatataaaatgtggaaaagcAAACCTCTTCATGAGTAGATGTGTCCAAACGTCTGACTGCTACTGTATGGGTTGGCAGCTCACCATGCTTACACACTGAGTGAGCACAGAATGAGGCCTAAAGAGCAAATGTCTGCCTTAAAGAATAAATACGTATTTTAGCACTGATGTACTATTAACCACTGAATATCTGTGCCCAGATGATCATTCGGACCTTATAAATGTAGCCAGGATTCTTAATACTGATACTCAACAATAAGCAGCAGAGTTAGGCCTAGACTGCCAAAATGCACTGCAGTCAAGTTATTTTAACGGCCaggaaaatttttttttaacattttatcaCACTGGCTAAAAGGAATGAGCCACTTTATGTAGTGTTACTGTGAAGTATGAACTTTGCTTTCACAATGGATGCCTACTGACAGCTATCTAGGATTGCTGCTCGGCCTTGGGCGAGATGGCATGTTTGCGCTTGTCATCCTCCTACACACTcacatgtgcgcacacacactagaCAAACAGGCcatacacatttccacatgCAGTCCTGGCTCTGTTTTCTGGAAGTGTAGAAACGTTAAAGGTTTCTGCTTCAGCGCTCAGGAACACTGATGAAGTGGATGAACGCCTTTTAATCGGACAGCAACACTGACTCTCAGGCCTGACTCATTTATGAGGAGAACAGTCACGCTGGCTCTCGCGTGTGGGTGCAAGGCCCTTCGAGGCAGACGCTCAGCACTGTGAGAGAGACTGGCTTTCACCACACCACTTTCACTGTGTGGGAATAAGTGCCaaacaaatctctctctctctctctctgtctctgtctctgtctctctcataaATGGGACGGGAAAGCAATGAACTTACAGATTTATGTGTGCTCTAACTGAACCCTCAAAAGATCTGTCATGAAGCATAGACATCAATAGCTGTTCCATGAGACACAGAGGAGCTCTATTAAAAGGAAGTTTGGAAAAAAGCAATTTCATTTTACCCTAAATGTATTGATAAAGATTGAGAATGTAAAGCAGCTACAAAAGataaactgcatgcctaaaacATGCAACACTTGCCTCAATGTATATCACGTCAAGAAATCTCAGAGAGAACTTTGATGTGGGTTTTGATATCCCAAGATACACTGTTGACTATACAAATGGACAAATGAACACTGCGTTAGAGTTGTCATCAAACCAAAATTTTATACTACGATGCCACAGCAAAAGCAGAAATGCTATTAAGCACAATCCTTTATTTCTAAACTACATTAATAAAACTAAGGCTGAAACAATTATTCAACATTATTGATAATGCTGACAATA is drawn from Pygocentrus nattereri isolate fPygNat1 chromosome 10, fPygNat1.pri, whole genome shotgun sequence and contains these coding sequences:
- the rnf144aa gene encoding probable E3 ubiquitin-protein ligase RNF144A-A codes for the protein MTTARYRPTWDLALDPLVSCKLCLGEFPLEQMTTITQCQCVFCTLCLKQYVELLIKEGLETAISCPDSACPKRGHLQENEIECMVASEIMQRYRKLQFEKEVLLDPCRTWCPSSSCQAVCQLKEADATQPQLVRCGNCTLEFCSACKASWHPGQDCQENPPITAFLPGETSSFFKSEEDDAPIKRCPKCKVYIERDEGCAQMMCKNCKHAFCWYCLESLDDDFLLIHYDKGPCRNKLGHSRASVIWHRTQVVGIFAGFGLLLLVASPFLLLATPFVLCCKCKCSKGDDDPLPT